Proteins encoded together in one Rhinoraja longicauda isolate Sanriku21f chromosome 22, sRhiLon1.1, whole genome shotgun sequence window:
- the kcng1 gene encoding voltage-gated potassium channel regulatory subunit KCNG1 codes for MTLLAGDSSDYDYSTLSCASDTSFNQIIYNETQTLKGVFYNRAHLISPQENLFGSALPGDRKHHVVINVGGIKYILPWTTLDGFPLTRLGQLRFCQTFDEIMEICDDYDVTSNEYFFDRNPGAFRTILTFLRAGKLRLLREMCALSFQDELLYWGIEDDNLEWCCRRRYLQKIEEFAEMNAIEEDLVEGEKLVDLVELSKCNRFMTKLRDMVENPQSGIPGKIFACLSVIFVTITVVNLSISTMPDLRAEEDKGICSRKCYNIFIVETVCVGWFSLEFVLRFIQARSKFVFLRTPLNIIDIIAILPYYITLLVDHTSVENGKPGGGSSYLDQVGLILRVLRALRILYVMRLARHSLGLQTLGLTARRCTREFGLLLLFLCVAIALFAPLLYLIENEMASSLEFTSIPASYWWAVITMTTVGYGDMVPQSIPGQVVALSSILSGILLMAFPVTSIFHTFSRSYVELKQEQQRDQRRLQFMVKPKLQIGNE; via the exons ATGACGCTGCTGGCAGGAGACAGTTCGGACTATGATTACAGCACCCTCAGCTGTGCCTCCGACACCTCCTTCAATCAGATAATCTATAATGAAACACAAACTCTGAAAGGCGTGTTCTACAATCGAGCTCATCTCATTTCCCCTCAAGAAAACTTGTTTGGCAGTGCACTCCCAGGGGATCGCAAGCACCACGTTGTAATAAATGTCGGAGGAATTAAATACATCCTACCGTGGACCACTCTGGATGGCTTTCCTTTAACACGTCTTGGGCAGCTTCGGTTTTGTCAAACCTTTGATGAAATAATGGAGATTTGCGATGATTACGATGTGACATCAAATGAATATTTCTTTGACCGAAACCCGGGTGCCTTTAGAACAATATTGACTTTCCTAAGGGCTGGGAAGTTGAGACTCTTGAGGGAAATGTGCGCCCTTTCTTTCCAAGACGAATTGCTATACTGGGGCATTGAGGATGACAACCTGGAGTGGTGCTGCCGTCGCCGATACCTACAGAAGATCGAGGAGTTTGCAGAAATGAATGCTATTGAGGAGGATCTGGTGGAGGGCGAAAAGTTGGTTGATTTGGTTGAATTGTCAAAATGCAATCGTTTCATGACAAAACTCAGGGATATGGTGGAAAATCCCCAGTCAGGAATTCCAGGAAAAATATTTGCCTGTCTCTCTGTTATATTTGTGACAATCACTGTCGTTAATCTATCAATCAGTACCATGCCTGACCTCAGAGCCGAAGAGGACAAA GGTATATGTTCCCGGAAGTGTTACAACATTTTCATCGTGGAGACTGTATGTGTAGGTTGGTTTTCTCTGGAGTTTGTGCTACGTTTCATACAGGCCCGCAGCAAGTTTGTGTTCCTAAGGACTCCTCTGAATATCATTGACATTATAGCAATCTTACCCTATTACATTACCCTTCTGGTGGACCACACCTCAGTAGAGAATGGAAAGCCTGGAGGAGGAAGCAGCTACCTTGACCAGGTGGGACTGATTCTGCGAGTTCTTCGTGCCTTGAGAATTTTGTATGTCATGCGCCTTGCTCGGCACTCCCTGGGATTACAGACACTGGGACTAACTGCTCGAAGATGCACACGCGAATTTGGTCTCCTCCTATTATTCTTGTGTGTGGCCATTGCACTCTTTGCTCCATTGCTATATCTTATTGAAAATGAGATGGCTAGTTCACTTGAGTTCACAAGTATCCCAGCGAGTTACTGGTGGGCAGTTATAACCATGACAACTGTGGGCTATGGAGACATGGTGCCACAAAGCATCCCAGGCCAAGTGGTGGCACTAAGCAGCATTTTAAGTGGCATTCTTCTCATGGCCTTTCCCGTAACCTCTATCTTTCACACTTTCTCCCGCTCGTACGTGGAGTTAAAGCAAGAACAGCAAAGAGATCAGAGAAGATTACAGTTCATGGTTAAACCCAAATTGCAAATTGGAAATGAATAG